The following proteins are encoded in a genomic region of Natronorubrum halophilum:
- a CDS encoding 4Fe-4S ferredoxin N-terminal domain-containing protein, whose translation MSPDDEERDDAFHPLGEEWQDGLEEALEETEYDSELGMEMARDAMRVTEGDLSEEAFYDRYHEDVVEEFGEDDRPMAEDIEADGADGRLEGTLSRFGLDGESRRDVMKKMGGAGAVGLGAWGTTAGGGGGSEGSPAQESDEHDDGDESGIQWGMALDLEHCDGCLSCVVACAEEHNWEQGANWMYILDFEDDTPGEANNRLIRPCQHCTDAPCEKVCPTTARHTRASDGLVLTDYDVCIGCRYCQVACPYGVNYFQWEEPEVDADELDEDHVYDERGRPVGSRGPRGVMEKCTFCATRQDGSKGEELVGSTACEDACPPEVIQFGNMNNPNSDPQRYIDNTAKSRTLVRTAGDIPSPEDVEESLEGEGEDLDAVVSAVEDLDEETIALLKAIDILSEDGQPESEEDSTLVEQEAAAIELVEILEDHGLDLEDEEVLVELELAEEPGEGEEFAGPSENLAQERLDAFAGATESTFKLLDNIGTDPNVVYLGNEPGPDAEQVPGPVSYEDVGQTNNRKTVLEDGTVKFDGLSL comes from the coding sequence ATGAGTCCCGACGACGAGGAACGCGACGACGCGTTTCATCCGCTCGGCGAAGAGTGGCAGGACGGCCTCGAGGAAGCGCTCGAGGAGACCGAATACGACTCGGAACTGGGGATGGAGATGGCGCGGGACGCCATGCGCGTGACGGAGGGCGACCTCTCGGAGGAAGCGTTTTACGACCGCTACCACGAGGACGTCGTCGAGGAGTTCGGCGAGGACGACCGGCCGATGGCCGAGGATATCGAGGCGGACGGAGCGGACGGACGACTCGAGGGAACGCTCTCGCGGTTCGGACTCGACGGGGAGTCGCGCCGCGACGTGATGAAGAAGATGGGAGGTGCCGGGGCCGTGGGACTCGGCGCGTGGGGAACGACGGCGGGCGGTGGCGGCGGGTCGGAGGGCAGCCCCGCTCAGGAATCGGACGAACACGACGACGGCGACGAGTCGGGTATCCAGTGGGGAATGGCACTGGACCTCGAGCACTGTGACGGCTGTCTCTCCTGTGTCGTCGCCTGCGCCGAGGAACACAACTGGGAGCAGGGGGCGAACTGGATGTACATCCTCGACTTCGAGGACGACACGCCGGGCGAGGCCAACAATCGACTCATTCGGCCGTGCCAACACTGTACCGACGCTCCCTGCGAGAAGGTCTGTCCGACGACGGCCCGCCACACCCGGGCTTCGGACGGCCTCGTCCTGACCGACTACGACGTCTGTATCGGCTGTCGGTACTGTCAGGTCGCCTGTCCGTACGGCGTCAACTACTTCCAGTGGGAGGAACCCGAAGTCGACGCGGACGAACTCGACGAGGACCACGTCTACGACGAGCGTGGCCGGCCGGTCGGCAGCCGCGGGCCGAGGGGCGTCATGGAGAAGTGTACGTTCTGTGCGACCCGTCAGGACGGCTCGAAGGGCGAAGAGTTGGTCGGTTCGACCGCCTGTGAGGACGCCTGTCCGCCCGAAGTGATCCAGTTCGGGAACATGAACAACCCGAACAGTGATCCACAGCGGTACATCGACAACACGGCCAAGAGCCGAACGCTCGTCCGGACCGCGGGTGACATCCCGTCTCCGGAGGACGTCGAGGAGTCCCTCGAGGGTGAAGGCGAGGATCTGGATGCCGTCGTCAGCGCCGTCGAAGACCTCGACGAGGAGACGATCGCCCTGCTGAAGGCGATCGACATTCTCAGCGAGGACGGCCAACCCGAAAGCGAGGAGGACAGCACGTTAGTCGAACAGGAGGCGGCCGCCATCGAGCTCGTCGAAATTCTCGAGGACCACGGACTGGACCTCGAGGACGAGGAGGTGCTCGTCGAACTCGAACTCGCCGAAGAACCCGGCGAGGGCGAGGAGTTCGCGGGTCCGAGCGAGAACCTCGCACAGGAACGACTCGATGCGTTCGCCGGCGCTACCGAATCGACGTTCAAACTCCTCGACAACATCGGCACGGATCCGAACGTCGTCTACCTCGGTAACGAACCCGGTCCCGACGCCGAACAGGTCCCGGGACCGGTCTCGTACGAGGACGTCGGCCAGACGAATAACCGAAAAACCGTTCTCGAGGACGGAACCGTCAAATTCGACGGACTCTCCCTCTAA
- a CDS encoding DUF3267 domain-containing protein, translating to MNADVTRSPDPPLPPDGYADPYAFSYPMAVLLVGSGVIAVALSIVVVALLSLLHGPELFATFYDVTVDGDTTTYAMDLTVIVVPFLTALLVTVVGHEFVHGVVFRYYGYDVTYGAVPAMGAFYAAAFGQFQNRNELLRVCLAPLVLITAACVPLLAVPVPIVSITAAFVLILNTSGAIGDLYATWRLQRMPRETLMYDVTIRRSYVYEPLEQ from the coding sequence ATGAACGCAGATGTGACGCGATCGCCGGATCCACCCCTCCCACCGGACGGGTACGCTGATCCCTACGCGTTTTCGTACCCGATGGCGGTGTTGCTCGTCGGGTCAGGTGTGATCGCGGTCGCGCTATCTATCGTTGTGGTGGCCCTCCTCTCGCTGCTCCACGGGCCGGAACTGTTCGCGACGTTCTACGACGTGACGGTTGATGGAGACACGACGACGTACGCGATGGATTTGACGGTGATCGTCGTCCCGTTCCTCACCGCACTCCTCGTTACGGTCGTCGGTCACGAGTTCGTCCACGGCGTCGTCTTCAGGTACTACGGGTACGACGTGACGTACGGCGCCGTTCCGGCGATGGGTGCGTTCTACGCAGCAGCCTTCGGTCAGTTTCAGAATCGGAACGAGCTACTCCGCGTCTGCCTCGCCCCGCTCGTTCTCATCACGGCGGCGTGTGTACCGTTGCTGGCCGTTCCAGTCCCGATCGTTTCGATCACCGCGGCCTTCGTACTGATACTCAATACGTCCGGCGCGATCGGCGATCTGTACGCGACGTGGCGGCTCCAACGTATGCCTCGAGAGACGCTCATGTACGATGTGACGATCCGTCGATCGTACGTTTACGAACCGCTCGAGCAGTAG
- a CDS encoding AAA family ATPase yields the protein MNGTQATADCEAVLETIGEAVICDRSFLEEILVGVVGRGHVLLEDVPGTGKTLTARTVATALGLSFSRIQFTPDLLPADVTGTHIFNEQDREFEFSEGPIFANIVLADEINRAPPKTQAALLEAMEEGQVTVDGATRQLPDPFFVIATQNPVEQEGTFPLPEAQIDRFLVKTEMGYPDEAGEVELLRRRAGRETTSPSVESILEPEQVATLRRVPETIRVDDDLLEYIAALSRGTRTDGRVETGVSPRGTQRLFEAARAYAVIVGREYVTPDDIKRVAKPVLAHRLVLTPDATVNGVEKERIIESVLESVPVPTIE from the coding sequence ATGAACGGGACTCAGGCCACCGCCGACTGCGAAGCCGTCCTCGAGACGATCGGCGAGGCCGTCATCTGCGATCGATCGTTCCTTGAGGAGATCCTCGTCGGCGTCGTCGGCCGCGGCCACGTCCTCCTCGAGGACGTCCCCGGGACCGGCAAAACACTGACGGCGCGGACCGTTGCGACCGCGCTCGGTCTCTCGTTTTCGCGCATCCAGTTCACGCCGGACCTGTTGCCCGCCGACGTGACCGGGACGCACATCTTCAACGAGCAGGATCGCGAGTTCGAGTTCAGCGAAGGTCCCATCTTCGCCAACATCGTGCTGGCGGACGAGATCAACCGCGCGCCGCCGAAAACGCAGGCCGCACTGCTCGAGGCCATGGAAGAGGGGCAGGTAACGGTCGACGGAGCGACCCGACAGCTTCCGGACCCCTTCTTCGTCATCGCGACGCAGAATCCGGTCGAACAGGAGGGGACGTTCCCGCTGCCGGAGGCCCAGATCGACCGCTTCCTCGTCAAGACCGAAATGGGCTATCCGGACGAAGCGGGCGAAGTCGAACTCCTCCGACGGCGCGCGGGCCGCGAGACGACCAGCCCCTCCGTCGAATCGATCCTCGAACCCGAACAGGTGGCGACACTGCGACGCGTCCCCGAGACGATCCGCGTCGACGACGACCTCCTCGAGTACATCGCGGCGCTGTCTCGGGGGACCCGAACGGACGGCCGCGTCGAGACCGGCGTCTCCCCGCGCGGCACGCAGCGACTGTTCGAGGCGGCCCGGGCGTACGCCGTCATCGTCGGCCGGGAGTACGTCACGCCGGACGATATCAAGCGCGTCGCGAAGCCGGTGTTGGCCCACCGACTGGTGTTGACCCCCGACGCGACGGTCAACGGGGTCGAAAAGGAACGAATTATCGAAAGCGTACTCGAGTCGGTGCCGGTGCCGACCATAGAGTAA
- a CDS encoding DUF5800 family protein: MTTLAFGDDGVDVVYEGTEFHLEKALIEEATEKSYYDVTDHEVLKIVAEQPNLQGEPRRVGDILD, encoded by the coding sequence ATGACAACGCTCGCGTTCGGCGACGACGGCGTCGACGTCGTTTACGAAGGCACCGAATTCCACCTCGAGAAAGCGCTCATCGAGGAGGCGACGGAGAAATCCTACTACGACGTGACGGACCACGAAGTGCTCAAAATCGTCGCCGAACAGCCGAATCTACAGGGCGAACCGCGACGGGTCGGCGATATTCTCGACTGA
- a CDS encoding polymer-forming cytoskeletal protein yields MDFSRDPLDELVVPDGTEAREVDLVTDGDVLIGGRSTVDFGVRGRNVLAGESVEFGGAIEAEGDCRLDMWCDVAENVLVGKDAYIGERVHVAGEMKVAGDLDIGDDVEIEEGFEANGWIVIRNPMPTIVFLFVYLKHLLLLGEEDTAQRLVSELVDEEQDADTDPLVIPGNATVSDDAWRVSTPASIGDDCRLHGNVRAETIDVGTETTIFGSLRARGDISIGEGTNIHGDLTTRDGNVTIDADARILGDVSCADLELGPNAEVDGTIRANGEVTMGTTERDPE; encoded by the coding sequence GTGGACTTCAGCAGGGACCCGCTCGACGAACTGGTCGTGCCCGACGGCACGGAAGCCAGAGAAGTCGACCTCGTAACCGACGGTGACGTCCTCATCGGCGGTCGGTCCACCGTCGACTTCGGCGTCCGCGGCCGAAACGTTCTCGCCGGCGAGAGCGTCGAATTCGGCGGTGCCATCGAAGCCGAGGGCGATTGCCGGCTCGACATGTGGTGTGACGTCGCCGAGAACGTTCTCGTCGGGAAGGACGCCTACATCGGCGAGCGCGTCCACGTCGCCGGGGAGATGAAAGTCGCCGGAGACCTCGATATCGGCGACGACGTCGAGATCGAGGAGGGGTTCGAGGCGAACGGGTGGATCGTCATCCGAAACCCGATGCCGACGATCGTCTTTCTGTTCGTCTACCTCAAACACCTCCTGCTTCTCGGCGAGGAAGATACGGCGCAGCGGCTCGTCTCCGAACTCGTCGACGAGGAACAGGACGCCGATACCGACCCGCTCGTCATCCCCGGGAACGCGACGGTCAGCGACGACGCCTGGCGAGTTTCGACGCCCGCATCGATCGGTGACGACTGCCGCCTCCACGGCAACGTTCGCGCCGAAACGATCGACGTCGGCACCGAGACCACCATCTTCGGAAGCCTTCGGGCTCGCGGCGACATCTCCATCGGCGAGGGGACCAACATCCACGGGGACCTGACCACCCGCGACGGTAACGTTACTATCGACGCCGACGCCCGCATTCTCGGCGACGTCTCGTGTGCCGACCTCGAGCTCGGTCCGAACGCCGAAGTCGACGGGACGATCCGTGCCAACGGCGAAGTCACGATGGGGACGACCGAACGCGACCCCGAGTGA
- a CDS encoding electron transfer flavoprotein subunit beta/FixA family protein, with product MRSVVLTKGVPDFSEGAVSFDEDGHLERGKTPTVMNPNDEFAVQAALQTKVRHGGHVSGMSMGPPGYADVLQEAMESVYTDDSYLLSDRELAASDTWATAITISAGLETYQEEVGEIDLVFAGFKSADGETGQTGPQACWAMDWPIVTHVLALDIDPEERTLRAKRLVEGDVDEIETVEVSLPCFVVTDPEFEPTYRKASHRLTHKRLRGETEERAADHEAHLTTWNHEDLNLDPDYIGLDGSPTIVSSVDPIPKAPSEREATMIDPADEAGMGDILEEMQPYATGAGD from the coding sequence ATGCGATCCGTCGTCCTGACCAAAGGGGTGCCGGACTTTTCGGAGGGAGCGGTATCGTTCGACGAAGACGGCCACCTAGAGCGGGGAAAAACCCCGACGGTGATGAACCCGAACGACGAGTTCGCGGTTCAGGCGGCCCTTCAGACGAAGGTTCGCCACGGCGGGCACGTTAGCGGGATGAGCATGGGTCCGCCGGGGTACGCAGACGTCCTGCAGGAGGCGATGGAGTCGGTGTACACCGACGATAGCTATCTGCTCTCCGACCGGGAACTGGCGGCTTCTGACACGTGGGCGACGGCGATCACGATCAGCGCCGGCCTCGAGACCTACCAAGAGGAGGTCGGAGAGATCGACCTCGTCTTCGCCGGCTTCAAATCGGCCGACGGCGAGACGGGACAGACGGGTCCCCAGGCCTGCTGGGCGATGGACTGGCCGATCGTTACCCACGTGCTCGCGCTGGATATCGATCCCGAGGAGCGGACCCTTCGAGCGAAGCGACTCGTCGAGGGCGACGTCGACGAGATCGAGACCGTCGAGGTGTCGCTACCCTGCTTCGTCGTCACCGATCCCGAGTTCGAACCGACCTACCGCAAGGCGTCCCACCGGCTGACGCACAAACGGCTCCGAGGGGAGACCGAGGAACGAGCGGCCGATCACGAGGCGCACCTGACGACGTGGAATCACGAGGATCTGAACCTCGATCCCGACTATATCGGGCTCGACGGCTCGCCCACGATCGTCTCCTCGGTGGACCCGATCCCCAAAGCGCCGTCCGAGCGTGAGGCGACGATGATCGATCCCGCCGACGAGGCCGGCATGGGTGACATCCTCGAGGAAATGCAGCCGTACGCGACGGGAGCAGGTGATTGA
- a CDS encoding electron transfer flavoprotein subunit alpha/FixB family protein has product MANVDPNDHTVDELTDRLETIDDADELQTILEAEQAGQDRKTAREAVHRRLEAIGEIDADETSDGNGVEEGTETEGEYEETKEDTGDEAEGEEISDEEMDESESEPDEADEEEDDGLSHPTRDKRHVRALANGEYADMWVFCETQGGELLDVSREMLGKARRLMDQFEADYTDDERVVAFLMGDDCEGLAEECVAYGADVAVYHDDNRLERFLHKPYTEITAHMARGEGTAESTDWREYDKPRYILFPATNNGRDLSAEVQAELDSGLASDCSDLYIEENEVSNPVKTGEPGVKKTFEKVLHMKRPDFSGFEYSTILCLDNPGREFHPQGASIIPGSFDPIERDPDREGLVVEHDMELDEDWFRVEITEHDRLEAGIDLTGHDVIVCLGRGIADDPTEGMELGLDLVDAFEDAELGITRGIVTSSYQFEGHVERYSKEERQIGETGQVVAPDLYIAAGVSGAVQHKVGMDESDTIVTINTDTDARIRDFSDYFIEGDLFEILPRLTAAVESGDLQPEAVADGSGGEDDD; this is encoded by the coding sequence ATGGCGAATGTAGATCCAAACGACCACACGGTCGACGAGCTAACGGACCGCCTTGAGACGATCGACGACGCGGACGAACTTCAGACGATCCTCGAGGCCGAACAGGCGGGACAGGATCGGAAAACGGCCCGCGAGGCGGTACATCGTCGCCTCGAGGCGATCGGCGAGATCGACGCGGACGAGACGAGCGACGGCAACGGCGTCGAGGAGGGAACGGAGACCGAAGGCGAGTACGAAGAGACGAAAGAAGACACCGGCGACGAAGCCGAGGGCGAGGAAATCAGCGACGAAGAAATGGACGAATCGGAATCGGAGCCCGACGAGGCCGATGAGGAAGAAGACGACGGTCTCTCACACCCGACGCGCGACAAGCGCCACGTCAGAGCCCTCGCGAACGGCGAGTACGCGGACATGTGGGTGTTCTGTGAAACCCAGGGAGGGGAGTTGCTCGACGTGTCTCGAGAGATGCTGGGGAAGGCCCGACGGCTGATGGATCAGTTCGAAGCGGACTATACCGACGACGAACGGGTCGTCGCGTTCCTGATGGGCGACGACTGCGAGGGACTCGCCGAGGAGTGCGTTGCCTACGGGGCCGATGTCGCGGTCTATCACGACGACAACCGACTGGAACGGTTCCTCCACAAACCCTACACCGAAATCACGGCGCACATGGCCCGCGGCGAGGGAACCGCCGAGAGCACCGACTGGCGCGAGTACGACAAGCCGCGGTACATCCTCTTCCCGGCGACGAACAACGGCCGCGACCTCTCGGCCGAGGTACAGGCGGAACTCGACTCCGGACTCGCCTCGGACTGCTCGGATCTCTACATCGAGGAGAACGAGGTGTCGAATCCGGTCAAGACGGGCGAACCCGGCGTCAAGAAGACCTTCGAGAAGGTCTTGCACATGAAGCGGCCCGATTTCTCGGGCTTCGAGTACTCGACCATTCTCTGTCTGGACAATCCCGGGCGGGAGTTCCACCCGCAGGGGGCGTCGATTATTCCGGGCAGTTTCGACCCGATCGAACGCGACCCCGACCGCGAAGGACTGGTCGTCGAACACGACATGGAACTGGACGAGGACTGGTTCCGCGTCGAAATCACCGAACACGACCGACTCGAGGCCGGGATCGACCTCACCGGTCACGACGTAATCGTCTGTCTCGGCCGCGGCATCGCCGACGACCCCACCGAAGGGATGGAGCTCGGACTCGACCTCGTCGACGCCTTCGAGGACGCCGAACTCGGCATTACGCGAGGGATCGTCACCTCCTCCTATCAGTTCGAGGGCCACGTCGAGCGGTACTCGAAGGAAGAGCGCCAGATCGGCGAGACCGGGCAGGTCGTCGCGCCGGACCTGTACATCGCCGCCGGCGTGTCGGGTGCGGTTCAGCACAAAGTCGGCATGGACGAGTCGGACACGATCGTCACGATCAACACGGATACGGACGCCCGGATCAGGGACTTCTCGGACTACTTCATCGAGGGCGATCTCTTCGAGATCCTCCCGCGGCTGACTGCAGCCGTCGAATCGGGGGATCTACAACCCGAGGCGGTCGCGGACGGCAGCGGAGGTGAGGACGATGACTGA
- a CDS encoding FAD-dependent monooxygenase produces MTEHEHYEAVVVGCGPGGAAAAARLADHGVETLVLERGTEAGAKNVSGGLIYAEESAAYTIDDLFDGFRDEAAERPVTDYQIHNIAGNTVKTFDLTDLHEHDTDWCDAVLRRPMDSWLERRVHEKTSETGGGVLTDVRVNGLLRENGEIVGVTCDELDPIKADLIVGADGVNSELARDAGLMDWEDPDEWFQGVKAVVDMEPDVIDDRFDIDPDEGVAHLFSGDLFEDVRGGGFLYTNEDSLSIGTVFHLDSLVEEQAEPHELLDALLTHPLLAQWVRGEYHEREYAAKLVPDSKKVAHRSPYRDRLVLVGDAAGQMQAQGPIIKGMNHAVTAGALAADAFAVTRGNAHSEAAGRRYAQMLEKSGTMDKLRPRRYELSRTVGEHETVTNVVERVLESPVGSIAVGNPLAERVLERAYNSPFMVSMLPDTKTGYVTLPSIIGEEHGQTIRWENEIEPPTLEERIGDLTYDTDVGNPHIELRDESAAASGAAVAACPVSAEDFGGGCYRSERVETNGTEETLISLDTQPCIECGTCAIVADTEWEHPRGGKGVEYREG; encoded by the coding sequence ATGACTGAGCACGAACACTACGAAGCCGTCGTCGTCGGCTGCGGTCCCGGCGGGGCCGCAGCCGCCGCACGATTGGCCGATCACGGCGTCGAAACGCTCGTCTTAGAGCGCGGCACGGAAGCGGGGGCAAAGAACGTCTCCGGCGGACTGATCTACGCCGAAGAGTCGGCCGCCTACACGATCGACGATCTCTTCGACGGCTTCCGCGACGAGGCTGCCGAACGGCCTGTCACGGACTATCAGATCCACAATATCGCGGGAAATACGGTCAAGACGTTCGACCTGACCGACCTCCACGAACACGACACCGACTGGTGCGACGCCGTGCTCCGCCGGCCGATGGACTCGTGGCTCGAGCGACGGGTTCACGAGAAAACCAGCGAGACCGGCGGCGGCGTCCTGACTGACGTTCGGGTGAACGGCCTGCTCCGCGAGAACGGAGAAATCGTGGGCGTCACCTGCGACGAACTCGACCCCATCAAAGCGGATCTGATCGTCGGCGCGGACGGCGTCAACTCCGAACTCGCCCGCGACGCCGGGCTGATGGACTGGGAGGATCCCGACGAGTGGTTCCAGGGCGTCAAGGCCGTCGTCGACATGGAACCCGACGTCATCGACGATCGGTTCGATATCGACCCGGACGAGGGGGTCGCCCACCTGTTCTCGGGCGATCTCTTCGAGGACGTCCGCGGCGGCGGATTCCTCTACACCAACGAGGACTCGCTGTCGATCGGGACCGTCTTCCACCTCGACAGCCTCGTCGAGGAGCAGGCCGAACCGCACGAACTGCTCGACGCGTTGCTCACGCACCCGCTGCTCGCCCAGTGGGTCCGCGGCGAGTACCACGAACGCGAGTACGCCGCCAAACTCGTTCCCGATTCGAAGAAGGTCGCTCACAGATCGCCCTACCGCGACCGGCTCGTCCTCGTCGGTGACGCCGCCGGTCAGATGCAGGCCCAGGGGCCGATCATCAAGGGGATGAATCACGCAGTCACCGCGGGTGCGCTCGCGGCCGACGCGTTCGCCGTCACTCGCGGCAACGCCCACTCCGAAGCCGCCGGCCGGCGATACGCACAGATGCTCGAGAAATCGGGCACGATGGACAAACTCCGACCCCGACGGTACGAACTCTCTCGAACCGTCGGCGAACACGAGACGGTCACGAACGTTGTCGAGCGAGTCCTCGAGTCGCCGGTCGGCTCGATCGCGGTCGGTAACCCGCTGGCCGAACGCGTGCTCGAGCGGGCGTACAACTCGCCGTTCATGGTGTCGATGCTCCCCGACACGAAGACGGGCTACGTCACGCTGCCGTCGATCATCGGCGAGGAGCACGGGCAGACGATCCGGTGGGAAAACGAGATCGAACCGCCGACGCTCGAGGAGCGCATCGGTGACCTCACCTACGACACGGACGTCGGAAATCCCCACATCGAACTCAGAGACGAGTCCGCTGCAGCCAGCGGAGCGGCCGTCGCGGCCTGTCCGGTCAGCGCGGAGGACTTCGGCGGCGGCTGTTATCGTTCGGAACGCGTCGAGACGAACGGCACCGAAGAGACGCTGATCAGCCTCGACACCCAGCCCTGCATCGAGTGTGGGACCTGCGCGATCGTCGCCGATACCGAGTGGGAACACCCGCGCGGCGGCAAGGGCGTCGAGTATCGCGAGGGGTGA
- the phoU gene encoding phosphate signaling complex protein PhoU translates to MARKSYQEKLAELREDILYMSEVVMERLRMGLDALEQKDDELAREVIEGDGEINRMYLDLEQDCIDLLALQQPVASDLRFIAASFKIITDLERIADLAVNLGEYTLDAEENLFPDVDVQEMGELTLDMIEDAMIAYDVEDTDACRELAARDDDLDHFAERASEIVVRDLIERELESTEEVELLLQDVSRLLLTIRDLERVGDHSVNIAARTLYMVENDDELIY, encoded by the coding sequence ATGGCTAGAAAATCGTATCAGGAGAAACTCGCGGAACTCCGCGAGGACATCCTCTACATGAGCGAGGTCGTCATGGAACGTCTTCGCATGGGTCTCGACGCACTCGAACAGAAAGACGACGAACTCGCTCGCGAAGTGATCGAGGGCGACGGGGAGATCAACCGGATGTACCTCGACCTGGAGCAAGACTGTATCGACCTGCTGGCCCTTCAGCAACCGGTCGCGAGCGATCTTCGGTTTATCGCCGCCTCCTTCAAGATCATCACCGACCTGGAACGGATCGCCGACCTCGCGGTCAACCTCGGGGAGTACACCCTCGATGCCGAGGAGAACCTCTTTCCCGACGTCGACGTCCAGGAGATGGGCGAACTGACCCTCGATATGATCGAGGACGCGATGATCGCCTACGACGTCGAGGACACGGACGCCTGCCGGGAACTCGCCGCCCGCGACGACGATCTCGACCACTTCGCCGAGCGGGCGAGCGAGATCGTCGTCCGAGATCTGATCGAGCGCGAACTCGAGTCGACCGAGGAAGTCGAACTCCTCCTACAAGACGTGTCGCGGCTCCTGCTGACGATCCGCGATCTCGAGCGGGTCGGTGACCACTCCGTGAATATCGCCGCACGGACGCTGTACATGGTCGAGAACGACGACGAACTGATCTACTGA
- a CDS encoding universal stress protein encodes MENTIIIPTDGSEYAEKAAETGFGLAEKLDATVHALAVGNVNLAEISSTGGAPPRTTDDVTEIAARWADELVQKAAARGLEAKAVVRTGVPAEEIADYAAELDADMIVIGTAGRTGLEKRILGSVTDTVVRTAPVPVVTVRPDGSVDAA; translated from the coding sequence ATGGAGAATACGATAATAATCCCGACGGACGGGAGCGAATATGCCGAAAAAGCTGCCGAAACCGGATTCGGACTCGCCGAAAAGCTCGACGCGACCGTCCACGCGCTCGCTGTCGGTAACGTGAACCTCGCGGAAATCTCGTCGACCGGGGGTGCACCGCCACGAACCACAGACGACGTGACCGAGATCGCCGCCCGCTGGGCCGACGAACTCGTACAGAAGGCAGCCGCACGCGGTCTCGAGGCGAAAGCGGTCGTTCGAACCGGCGTTCCTGCCGAAGAAATCGCCGACTACGCGGCCGAACTTGACGCCGACATGATCGTCATCGGCACGGCCGGTCGAACCGGACTAGAAAAGCGGATCCTCGGGAGCGTTACGGACACGGTCGTCCGAACGGCACCCGTCCCGGTCGTGACGGTTCGTCCGGACGGGAGCGTCGACGCGGCCTAA
- the pstB gene encoding phosphate ABC transporter ATP-binding protein PstB, producing MTNKQMTSSEAEPTDDQLSPTPGTDGLTDSADGGEGTTDRTLLEARDLDVYYGDDQALRGIDMAIPEQQVTALIGPSGCGKSTFLRSINRMNDLIDVARVDGDLYYREKNVYDDDVDPVALRRKIGMVFQKPNPFPKSIFDNVAYGLRVQGTDDDIDEKVHTALERAALLEEVEDQLESSGLDLSGGQQQRLCIARAIAPDPEVILMDEPASALDPVATSKIEDLIEDLAEEYTVVIVTHNMQQAARISDKTAVFLTGGELVEFDDTSTIFENPEHDRVEDYITGKFG from the coding sequence ATGACTAACAAACAGATGACTTCCTCGGAAGCCGAACCGACCGACGACCAGCTATCCCCGACGCCGGGAACCGACGGCTTGACTGACAGCGCCGATGGGGGCGAGGGGACGACCGATCGAACGCTCCTCGAGGCGCGGGATCTCGACGTCTACTACGGCGACGACCAGGCGCTTCGGGGGATCGACATGGCGATTCCCGAACAGCAGGTGACGGCGCTGATCGGTCCCTCGGGTTGTGGGAAATCGACGTTCCTACGCTCGATCAACCGCATGAACGACCTCATCGACGTCGCTCGCGTCGACGGCGACCTCTACTACCGCGAGAAGAACGTTTACGACGACGACGTCGATCCCGTCGCCCTGCGCCGGAAGATCGGCATGGTCTTCCAGAAACCCAACCCGTTCCCCAAGAGCATCTTCGACAACGTCGCCTACGGACTGCGGGTCCAGGGCACGGACGACGACATCGACGAGAAGGTCCACACTGCCCTCGAGCGGGCGGCCCTGCTCGAGGAGGTCGAGGACCAACTCGAGTCGTCGGGCCTCGACCTCTCGGGCGGTCAACAGCAGCGCCTCTGCATCGCTCGCGCCATCGCTCCCGATCCGGAAGTGATCCTCATGGACGAGCCGGCGTCGGCGCTGGACCCCGTCGCGACCTCGAAGATCGAAGATCTGATCGAGGATCTGGCCGAAGAGTACACGGTCGTCATCGTCACGCACAACATGCAGCAGGCGGCCCGCATCTCGGACAAGACCGCCGTCTTCCTCACCGGCGGCGAACTCGTCGAGTTCGACGATACCAGCACCATCTTCGAGAACCCCGAGCACGACCGCGTCGAGGACTACATCACCGGCAAATTCGGGTAG